The sequence AGGCCGTACTGGGGTTGACGCTCCTGTTCGTCGTCGGCCTCGTCCTCACCGGGCGCGCCAAGCTGAGCGCGTCGGGTATCGACGGTTGGCTCGCGCTGATGCTCGCAGCGGCGTTGACTGTCGTGCCGGCGGCGGTGAATGGGCCCGCCTCAGCCGTCGCCTTCGTGAGTCTCGCCTCAAGCGTGGTGCTCGTCTACCTCGTGATGCTGCTGGCGCCGACGCCGGAGCAGCTCTATCGCGTGCTGGTTGCGCTTGCGGTGGTCGCCGCAGGGCTCGGTGTGCTCGCCGTGGCGGAGAGGGTGGGCATCTTCTCGGTGCAGGAGGTCTACAAGACGACTGCGGATGGCATCCGGGCACGCGTCTTCTTCAAGGACCCCAACATCTTCGGCGGTGTCTTGGCGGCCGCGGCGATCACGGCGGTGCCGCTTGCGCTTGGCGAGAAGCGCTGGCTTCGGGCCACCGCGCTGTGGGCGCTCGTCGGCGCTGCGGTGCTCGGCGTTGTGGCGACGCTGTCGCGCGGCGCGTTCCTCGGTCTCGTGGTCGGTGGCGTGCTTGCGGTCATCTTGTCGCCGGTCAGGACGCGTACCAAGATCGCGCTGCTCGGTGCGGGAGCCGGTCTGCTCGCCGTGTTCGTGGTGGTGGTGCTCGATCCGCGCTGGGTCGCTGACAAGGTGCTCGGCATCGGCGACGAGAGCAGCGCGCTCAACCGCGTCTACCTGGCGCAGGCGGCGATGGCCATGTTCGCCGACAACCCGATAGGCATCGGTCCGGGCATGTGGAAAGAGATCATCCCGGC is a genomic window of Coriobacteriia bacterium containing:
- a CDS encoding O-antigen ligase family protein, with the protein product MTQPSATSFHLLADDRRATAAWCAIAGFACVVALMPGGFVPLLAAGVLLAVAGALWLPAYPEVALGALLATSALDVMGRLAKVGPATVTAYQAVLGLTLLFVVGLVLTGRAKLSASGIDGWLALMLAAALTVVPAAVNGPASAVAFVSLASSVVLVYLVMLLAPTPEQLYRVLVALAVVAAGLGVLAVAERVGIFSVQEVYKTTADGIRARVFFKDPNIFGGVLAAAAITAVPLALGEKRWLRATALWALVGAAVLGVVATLSRGAFLGLVVGGVLAVILSPVRTRTKIALLGAGAGLLAVFVVVVLDPRWVADKVLGIGDESSALNRVYLAQAAMAMFADNPIGIGPGMWKEIIPAYRPYDLPADLLESHTTYFTLLVEVGILGLIGFVGALAATGLRLVRALLVPASPHLVRVLLAATASGAAVLLVQSVTYSMETSKFLWFLIGASLTAASFTSSKESA